A genomic region of Daphnia carinata strain CSIRO-1 chromosome 5, CSIRO_AGI_Dcar_HiC_V3, whole genome shotgun sequence contains the following coding sequences:
- the LOC130702802 gene encoding uncharacterized protein LOC130702802 — protein MIAQTKNQCHRLQYLSCFAFLSMGSRNLVILLSVLAIAQHHFLFINANPAVLGSNSDDSESVSMDNPMLSGSRGIRKNAVLAMAPSQPLLEKAPEIVYSGLQRNAFGPVTGTPPPSAQCSSTVKDIQLGFRKVINDSSSDLKAFFTDILDKGATDLTWECSKNNGESPTMVESKRENIITNHQWVTEKFKL, from the exons ATGATTGCTCAGACGAAGAATCAGTGTCACCGACTACAGTACTTGAGTT GTTTTGCATTTCTCAGCATGGGTTCACGCAACTTGGTCATCTTGTTATCTGTACTAGCTATAGCTCAgcaccattttttgtttataaatgCAAATCCTGCTGTCCTGGGTAGTAACAGCGATGACAGCGAGTCTGTTTCTATGGACAATCCAATGCTTAGCGGATCGAGGGGAATACGAAAGAATGCCGTTCTAGCAATGGCCCCTTCACAGCCATTGCTCGAGAAAGCACCTGAAATTGTTTATTCAGGTTTGCAGCG AAATGCATTTGGTCCCGTAACTGGAACACCACCTCCCTCAGCACAATGTTCTTCAACCGTTAAAGATATTCAGCTAGGATTCCGGAag GTGATAAACGATTCCTCTTCAGATTTGAAAGCGTTTTTCACTGACATATTAGACAAG ggTGCGACTGATTTGACGTGGGAATGTTCCAAAAACAACGGGGAATCCCCCACAATG GTAGAGAGCAAACGCGAAAACATTATAACTAACCATCAATGGGTTaccgaaaaatttaaactgtAA